The following proteins are co-located in the Haloarcula marismortui ATCC 43049 genome:
- the fer1 gene encoding ferredoxin Fer1 gives MPTVEYLNYEVVDDNGWDMYDDDVFGEASDMDLDDEDYGSLEVNEGEYILEAAEAQGYDWPFSCRAGACANCAAIVLEGDIDMDMQQILSDEEVEDKNVRLTCIGSPDADEVKIVYNAKHLDYLQNRVI, from the coding sequence ATGCCCACGGTAGAGTACCTTAACTACGAAGTAGTGGACGATAACGGCTGGGACATGTACGACGACGACGTCTTCGGAGAGGCGTCGGATATGGACCTCGACGACGAGGACTACGGGTCCCTCGAGGTGAACGAAGGCGAGTACATCCTGGAAGCCGCCGAGGCACAGGGCTACGACTGGCCCTTCTCGTGCCGCGCCGGTGCCTGTGCGAACTGTGCCGCCATCGTTCTCGAAGGCGACATCGACATGGACATGCAGCAGATCCTCAGCGACGAGGAAGTCGAAGACAAGAACGTTCGCCTGACCTGTATCGGCAGCCCGGACGCCGATGAGGTCAAGATCGTCTACAACGCCAAGCATCTCGACTACCTGCAGAACCGCGTCATCTAA
- a CDS encoding inorganic phosphate transporter, giving the protein MVEVLFALGVLVAIFVGFNIGGSSTGVAFGPAVGSNTLSKLSAAALMTIFAMAGGLIVGPAVVESLGSDLVATQFSPLISIVVLFFIGVALFLSNVVGVPASTSMTAVGAIAGLGLARGTLNAALMLEIVSWWLVSPIIAFWVSGVIGRYFYPTLVEWFAVSQSEGALLDFDRSGSIPRPGLGENTTQREFVGTVVVIGIGCYMGFSAGASNVANAVAPLVGNGSLELYPAILLGGGAIGLGAFTIARRTMDTVGNDLTDLPLVAAIVVAAVASTIVTFLSALGIPASFVIIATMSIVGLGWGRATRTTSLSDTVQGEAPVASVGALTTDADAADAPTVGGKKGTPKPAETEPIGEESREDIPSASDLFEPGTTARVIFLQNVVPSIATLAAYLVFRFLPIA; this is encoded by the coding sequence ATGGTCGAAGTTCTCTTTGCCCTCGGTGTTCTGGTAGCTATCTTCGTCGGCTTCAATATCGGGGGGTCGTCCACGGGTGTCGCGTTCGGGCCCGCGGTCGGGTCGAACACGCTTTCGAAGCTTTCGGCGGCAGCCCTGATGACGATATTCGCGATGGCTGGCGGCCTCATCGTCGGGCCGGCCGTCGTCGAGAGCCTTGGCAGTGACCTCGTCGCCACGCAGTTCTCGCCGCTGATCAGCATCGTTGTCCTGTTTTTCATCGGCGTCGCGCTGTTCCTCTCGAACGTGGTCGGGGTTCCGGCGTCGACATCGATGACGGCCGTTGGCGCTATCGCCGGGCTAGGCCTCGCCCGCGGGACATTGAACGCCGCCCTGATGCTCGAAATCGTCTCGTGGTGGCTTGTCTCGCCGATTATCGCCTTCTGGGTCAGCGGCGTCATCGGGCGGTACTTCTACCCGACACTCGTCGAGTGGTTCGCCGTCTCACAGAGCGAAGGAGCGCTGCTGGATTTCGATCGGTCCGGTTCGATTCCGCGGCCGGGGCTCGGCGAGAATACGACACAACGTGAGTTCGTCGGGACCGTCGTCGTCATCGGTATCGGCTGTTACATGGGCTTCTCGGCGGGGGCGTCGAACGTCGCCAACGCTGTTGCGCCCCTCGTCGGCAACGGCTCACTGGAGTTGTACCCGGCTATTCTGCTCGGCGGCGGCGCTATCGGCCTCGGTGCGTTCACCATCGCTCGCCGGACGATGGACACGGTCGGCAACGACCTGACCGACCTCCCGCTGGTCGCTGCCATCGTCGTCGCGGCAGTCGCATCGACCATCGTCACCTTCCTCTCCGCGCTGGGTATCCCAGCGAGCTTCGTCATCATCGCCACGATGAGCATCGTCGGGCTCGGGTGGGGCCGTGCGACGCGAACGACGAGCCTCTCTGACACTGTGCAGGGCGAGGCACCCGTCGCGTCTGTCGGTGCGCTGACCACCGACGCGGACGCCGCGGATGCGCCGACTGTCGGCGGCAAGAAAGGGACGCCGAAGCCGGCAGAGACCGAGCCCATCGGCGAGGAATCGCGCGAGGACATCCCGTCGGCGTCGGACCTGTTCGAGCCCGGCACGACTGCCAGAGTGATATTCCTCCAGAACGTCGTCCCCTCGATTGCGACGCTCGCGGCGTATCTGGTGTTCCGCTTTTTGCCCATCGCCTGA
- the hisA gene encoding 1-(5-phosphoribosyl)-5-[(5-phosphoribosylamino)methylideneamino]imidazole-4-carboxamide isomerase produces the protein MYPEFEVVPAVDMQDGQVVQLVGGERGTEKTYGDPVEAAQRWVDAGARTLHLVDLDGAFEGERQNAAAIDAVLDAVGADVDVQLGGGIRTAEDAVSLLDRGLDRVILGTAAVETPEIVGEISDEHPGSVLVSLDAKDGEVVVSGWTEGTGLDPADAAGRYADLGAGGILFTDVDVEGQLDGVRTDPVRRLVDSVDIPVIASGGVATINDVLALRSAGAAAVVVGSALYEGQFTLDAAIDALGESSE, from the coding sequence ATGTACCCCGAGTTCGAGGTCGTTCCCGCGGTCGACATGCAGGACGGACAGGTGGTCCAGTTGGTCGGCGGCGAACGCGGCACCGAGAAAACCTACGGCGACCCGGTCGAGGCCGCACAGCGGTGGGTGGACGCCGGGGCGCGGACGCTCCATCTCGTCGACCTCGACGGCGCGTTCGAGGGCGAGCGACAGAACGCGGCAGCCATCGACGCCGTCCTCGACGCGGTGGGAGCCGACGTGGACGTGCAACTCGGTGGCGGTATCCGGACCGCCGAGGACGCCGTGTCGCTGCTTGACCGCGGGCTGGACCGCGTCATCCTCGGTACAGCGGCCGTCGAGACGCCGGAAATCGTCGGCGAAATCAGCGACGAACACCCCGGCAGTGTCCTCGTGAGTCTCGACGCGAAGGACGGCGAGGTCGTGGTGTCGGGCTGGACCGAGGGGACCGGTCTGGACCCCGCCGACGCCGCCGGGCGGTACGCCGACCTCGGGGCAGGTGGCATCCTGTTTACCGACGTGGACGTGGAGGGACAGCTCGACGGGGTGCGAACGGACCCAGTTCGTCGTCTGGTCGATAGCGTCGACATCCCCGTCATCGCCAGCGGCGGCGTCGCGACCATCAATGACGTGCTGGCGCTCCGGTCAGCGGGGGCCGCCGCCGTCGTCGTCGGCAGCGCCCTCTACGAGGGACAGTTCACGCTCGATGCGGCGATTGACGCGCTCGGCGAGTCATCGGAATAA
- a CDS encoding class I SAM-dependent methyltransferase, whose protein sequence is MDRNEVRHAWDSVSETYAERRDPTGSDAALLEDLLERLPEAPTVLDVGCGDGARTLANLPPRSVGLDFSRAGLDLAAETVPDSRLVQGDMGSLPVTTDSVDAITAYHAVFHVQRDQHPEVYREFARVLRPGGTVLMTLPSGQFETVRRGWMGGSMFFSAPGRRATLDQLADAGFTETETVTATDPLGSDSEFVFATLADA, encoded by the coding sequence ATGGACCGCAACGAGGTGCGCCACGCGTGGGACAGTGTCTCCGAGACCTACGCCGAGCGGCGCGACCCGACCGGGTCGGACGCAGCCCTGCTTGAGGACTTGCTCGAACGGCTCCCCGAAGCGCCGACAGTTCTCGACGTAGGCTGTGGTGACGGCGCGCGGACGCTTGCGAACCTCCCCCCTAGAAGTGTAGGGCTTGATTTCTCCAGAGCGGGACTGGACCTCGCGGCAGAGACGGTACCGGACAGCCGGCTTGTGCAGGGAGATATGGGGTCGCTCCCGGTCACAACCGACAGCGTGGACGCGATTACGGCATACCACGCCGTCTTTCACGTCCAGCGAGACCAGCACCCGGAAGTCTACCGGGAGTTCGCCCGCGTGCTCCGACCGGGCGGTACCGTGTTGATGACACTGCCGAGCGGCCAGTTCGAGACCGTCCGTCGCGGCTGGATGGGCGGGTCGATGTTCTTCTCAGCGCCGGGTCGGCGGGCGACGCTCGACCAGTTGGCCGACGCTGGTTTCACCGAGACGGAGACGGTCACCGCGACGGACCCCCTCGGGAGCGATAGCGAGTTCGTCTTCGCCACGCTCGCCGACGCATAG
- a CDS encoding nuclear transport factor 2 family protein produces the protein MNAAETIAAYYAALRAGEPLGPFFADDADRSVVKFGISEQLVGTDAIRTGLQDQTETTADWTVESHALRVTEREGYAWFSDDVTLCWTGTEGAVRHEYDTRWSGALEATGGEREWQFVGMHVSTADELGE, from the coding sequence ATGAACGCAGCAGAGACTATCGCGGCCTACTACGCCGCGCTCCGGGCCGGCGAGCCGCTCGGCCCCTTTTTCGCCGATGACGCAGACCGCTCGGTGGTCAAGTTCGGAATCTCCGAACAATTGGTCGGGACCGACGCCATTAGAACGGGACTGCAGGACCAGACCGAGACGACGGCCGACTGGACTGTCGAGAGCCATGCGCTCCGGGTGACAGAACGCGAGGGCTACGCGTGGTTCAGCGACGACGTGACACTGTGCTGGACCGGCACCGAGGGCGCGGTCCGTCACGAGTACGACACTCGCTGGAGCGGGGCCCTGGAAGCCACAGGCGGGGAACGCGAGTGGCAGTTCGTCGGGATGCACGTCAGCACCGCAGACGAGTTGGGGGAGTAG
- the mutS gene encoding DNA mismatch repair protein MutS yields the protein MTEATGIVGEFLTLKEGTDADLLAMQCGDFYEFFAEDAEIVADELDLKVSQKSSHGSSYPMAGVPVDDLTPYVSALVERGYRVAIADQHETENGHAREITRVVTPGTHLETGDESAQYLAAVVREASRDSGDTYGIAATDVTTGQFQVTQLDDADAGEALTELYTFGPAEILPGPELRNDDEFLDRLRERTDAALTLHDSASFEPGRASHTVREQFGSETVDSVGIGDQNVAVRAAGAVLSYVEDTGVGTLAAVTRLQAYGERDHVDLDATTQRNLELTETMQGDSSGSLFDTIDHTVTAAGGRLLQQWLQRPRRNRAELQRRQSCVAALSEAAMARERIRETLSDAYDLERLAARATSGSADARDLRAVQETLALLGQVADAVTETERLAESPLADALDGADREAADSLAAELDSALVADPPGTVRQGGLFKRGHDDDLDEIIDEHEAALEWLETLPDREKERTGITHLSVDRNKTDGYYIQVGKSETDAVPEKYQHIKTLKNSKRYTTPELDEKERDVLRLEERRHDMEYEHFQRLRARVAEHATLLQDVGRTLAELDAFASLAVHAVENDWARPAVVDGNELSIEAGRHPVVEQTTEFVPNDLYMDDDRQFLIVTGPNMSGKSTYMRQAALITLLAQVGSFVPARSATVGLVDGIFTRVGALDELAQGRSTFMVEMQELSNILHSATEESLVILDEVGRGTATFDGISIAWAATEYIVNSIQSKTLFATHYHELTALGEELPTVENVHVAVDGEPRSAGSDGDVTFLRTVRDGPTDRSYGVHVADLAGVPEPVVDRSQAVLDRLRDDKAIEIRGSEQNDGGTTQAVFDLDSGQFRDGAAQSGGAAAGSTAEPVATDGDPEHAPGEAAAEGPKGDERAASLDSETEAVLSELTELDVNETPPVELMAKVQEWQAELDDE from the coding sequence ATGACAGAGGCGACGGGAATCGTCGGGGAGTTCCTCACGCTCAAGGAGGGGACCGACGCGGACCTGCTGGCGATGCAGTGTGGCGACTTCTACGAGTTTTTCGCCGAAGACGCCGAGATCGTCGCCGACGAACTCGACCTGAAGGTGAGCCAGAAATCCTCGCATGGCTCGTCGTACCCGATGGCGGGGGTTCCAGTCGACGACCTGACGCCGTACGTCTCCGCGCTGGTCGAGCGGGGCTACCGGGTCGCCATCGCCGACCAGCACGAGACCGAGAACGGCCACGCTCGCGAAATAACGCGGGTCGTTACGCCCGGAACGCATCTGGAGACCGGCGACGAGTCGGCGCAGTACCTCGCCGCGGTGGTTCGGGAGGCCAGCCGAGACAGCGGTGATACCTACGGTATCGCCGCGACGGACGTGACCACGGGCCAGTTTCAGGTCACGCAACTGGACGACGCCGACGCGGGCGAGGCGCTGACAGAGCTGTACACGTTCGGGCCGGCCGAGATTCTCCCCGGCCCGGAGCTCCGGAACGACGACGAATTTCTTGACCGCCTGCGCGAGCGGACGGACGCGGCGCTGACGCTCCACGATTCAGCATCGTTCGAGCCGGGGCGGGCGAGCCACACTGTCCGCGAGCAGTTCGGGAGCGAGACGGTCGACAGCGTCGGCATCGGTGACCAGAACGTAGCAGTCCGGGCCGCCGGCGCAGTGCTGTCCTACGTCGAGGACACCGGCGTCGGGACGCTGGCGGCGGTCACGCGCCTGCAAGCGTACGGCGAGCGCGACCACGTCGACCTCGACGCGACGACCCAGCGCAACCTCGAACTCACAGAGACCATGCAGGGCGATAGCTCTGGGTCGCTGTTCGACACAATCGACCACACGGTCACGGCCGCCGGCGGGCGGCTGCTCCAGCAGTGGCTCCAGCGACCACGGCGAAACCGGGCCGAACTCCAGCGCCGGCAGTCCTGCGTGGCGGCGCTGTCGGAGGCGGCGATGGCCCGCGAGCGGATTCGAGAGACGCTGTCGGACGCCTACGACCTCGAACGGCTGGCCGCACGGGCCACGTCGGGGAGCGCCGACGCGCGGGACCTGCGAGCAGTTCAGGAAACGCTGGCACTGTTGGGGCAGGTCGCCGACGCCGTGACCGAGACCGAGCGGCTGGCCGAGTCGCCGCTTGCCGACGCGCTCGACGGAGCTGACCGCGAGGCTGCCGATTCGCTAGCCGCCGAGTTGGACAGCGCACTGGTCGCGGACCCGCCGGGGACAGTCCGCCAAGGCGGCCTGTTCAAGCGAGGACACGACGACGACCTCGACGAAATCATCGACGAGCACGAGGCCGCGCTGGAGTGGCTGGAAACGCTGCCGGACCGCGAGAAGGAGCGGACCGGCATCACCCATCTCTCTGTCGACCGGAACAAGACCGACGGCTACTACATTCAGGTTGGGAAGAGCGAGACCGACGCCGTTCCCGAGAAGTACCAGCACATCAAGACGCTGAAAAACTCCAAACGCTACACGACGCCCGAACTCGACGAGAAAGAACGGGACGTGTTACGCTTGGAGGAGCGCCGCCACGACATGGAATACGAGCACTTCCAGCGGCTCCGGGCGCGCGTGGCTGAGCACGCGACGCTACTGCAGGACGTGGGCCGGACGCTGGCGGAACTGGACGCGTTCGCGTCACTGGCGGTCCACGCCGTCGAGAACGACTGGGCCCGACCAGCGGTCGTCGACGGCAACGAACTGTCCATCGAGGCCGGCCGCCACCCGGTCGTCGAGCAGACCACCGAGTTCGTGCCGAACGACCTCTACATGGACGACGACCGGCAGTTCCTCATCGTCACCGGGCCGAACATGAGCGGGAAGTCGACGTACATGCGCCAGGCTGCGCTCATCACGCTGCTCGCGCAGGTGGGCAGTTTCGTACCGGCGCGGTCGGCGACGGTTGGACTGGTGGACGGCATCTTCACCCGTGTCGGCGCGCTTGACGAACTTGCACAGGGCCGCTCGACGTTCATGGTCGAGATGCAGGAGCTATCGAACATCCTCCACTCGGCCACCGAAGAATCACTCGTGATTCTGGACGAGGTCGGCCGCGGGACCGCTACCTTCGACGGTATTTCAATCGCCTGGGCGGCGACGGAGTACATCGTTAACTCCATTCAGTCGAAGACGCTGTTTGCGACTCACTACCACGAGCTGACGGCGCTGGGCGAGGAACTGCCGACTGTCGAAAACGTCCACGTCGCGGTCGACGGCGAGCCCCGGTCTGCGGGCAGCGACGGCGACGTGACGTTCCTCCGAACGGTCCGGGACGGCCCGACCGACCGCTCCTACGGCGTCCACGTCGCCGACCTCGCCGGCGTCCCCGAGCCAGTCGTCGACCGCTCACAGGCGGTGCTCGACCGACTGCGCGACGACAAGGCTATCGAGATTCGCGGCAGCGAGCAGAATGACGGCGGAACGACACAGGCCGTCTTCGACCTGGATTCGGGGCAGTTCAGGGACGGCGCGGCCCAGTCCGGGGGCGCAGCAGCCGGTTCCACGGCTGAGCCGGTTGCGACCGACGGCGACCCCGAACACGCGCCCGGCGAGGCCGCGGCTGAAGGCCCCAAAGGCGACGAGAGGGCAGCGTCGCTCGATTCTGAGACCGAGGCCGTCCTCTCGGAACTAACAGAACTGGATGTCAACGAGACGCCGCCGGTCGAACTGATGGCGAAAGTACAGGAGTGGCAGGCCGAACTGGACGACGAGTAG